The Vicinamibacterales bacterium genome contains the following window.
AATCGGAGTCTAATACCATAATTTATGAGTTAAGAATTACTTAATCTCAACAGTTGCTCCAGCTTCTTCCAATGCTTTTTTCAATGACTCAGCTTCTGCCTTATCAACACCGGTTTTAACTTCTTTCGGTGCACCGTCAACTAAATCTTTAGCTTCTTTCAGACCTAAGCCTGTAAGGTCTTTTACCAATTTAACAACTGCCAGTTTAGAACCACCAGCTTCTTTCAGGATTACATCGAAAGCTGTTTGTTCTGCTGCTGCTGCCGGAGCGTCACCGCCACCAGAAACTGCTGCTACTGCAACTGCTGCTGCAGCTGGCTCAATACCATACTCATCTTTTAATATTTGAGCTAATTCGTTAACTTCTTTTACTGTTAAGTTTACTAATTGCTCAGCAAACGATTTTAAATCTGCCATTTTATTTT
Protein-coding sequences here:
- the rplL gene encoding 50S ribosomal protein L7/L12 — translated: MADLKSFAEQLVNLTVKEVNELAQILKDEYGIEPAAAAVAVAAVSGGGDAPAAAAEQTAFDVILKEAGGSKLAVVKLVKDLTGLGLKEAKDLVDGAPKEVKTGVDKAEAESLKKALEEAGATVEIK